In Fundidesulfovibrio putealis DSM 16056, a genomic segment contains:
- a CDS encoding efflux RND transporter periplasmic adaptor subunit, which produces MKIVFIVVMAAILLLGCEKKKDAPPVRPVPVRVVKAEQRDAPITVSGVGNVVAARTVAVQPQVTGKLQSLHFLEGALVREGQLLARLDMQPFEARLSEARGALNRDWAKAGQAGRDYLRYKDLIRQQVVSQDEYEQRRTDFESGWQQVKADQGAVETARINLEYCTILSPVTGVTGYQQVKPGNTVSAYQSTLVTINQVQPVLVRFSVSEAELALVRRYYGKETIQTTVRVPKEEQDLKERGTLTAIDNAVDPQTGMIMLQAQFGNQSLGLWPGQFVNVVATLAVDKGRTVIPYDAVMTRQDGSFVFVVTDKSTAELRKVVTGRNVGKKDVVVLEGLSPGETVIIDGIIQVAPGGPVTIRQEQSQPEPAAAPEQGASGKPQ; this is translated from the coding sequence GTGAAAATCGTTTTCATTGTCGTCATGGCGGCCATCCTGCTGCTGGGTTGCGAGAAAAAGAAGGACGCCCCGCCTGTTCGCCCGGTTCCGGTACGTGTGGTCAAAGCCGAACAGCGCGACGCCCCCATCACCGTGAGCGGCGTGGGAAACGTGGTCGCGGCGCGCACCGTGGCCGTGCAGCCCCAGGTGACCGGCAAGCTTCAGTCCCTGCATTTCCTGGAAGGGGCGCTGGTGCGCGAGGGGCAGTTGCTGGCCCGGCTCGACATGCAGCCCTTCGAGGCCAGGCTAAGCGAGGCCAGGGGCGCGCTGAACCGCGACTGGGCCAAGGCCGGACAGGCCGGGCGCGACTACCTGCGCTACAAGGACCTCATCCGCCAGCAGGTTGTCAGCCAGGACGAATACGAGCAGCGCCGCACGGACTTCGAATCCGGCTGGCAGCAGGTCAAGGCCGACCAGGGGGCAGTGGAAACGGCTCGCATCAACCTGGAATATTGCACCATCCTCTCGCCGGTAACCGGAGTGACCGGGTATCAGCAGGTCAAGCCAGGCAACACGGTCAGCGCCTACCAGTCCACGCTGGTCACCATCAACCAGGTCCAGCCCGTGCTGGTTCGCTTCTCGGTCAGCGAAGCGGAACTCGCCCTGGTGCGCCGCTATTACGGCAAGGAAACCATCCAGACCACTGTGCGCGTCCCCAAGGAGGAGCAGGACCTCAAGGAGCGGGGGACCCTGACGGCCATCGACAACGCCGTGGACCCCCAGACCGGCATGATCATGCTCCAGGCCCAGTTCGGGAACCAGTCCCTGGGCCTGTGGCCCGGCCAGTTCGTGAACGTTGTGGCCACACTGGCCGTGGACAAGGGCCGCACCGTGATCCCCTACGACGCGGTGATGACCCGCCAGGACGGCTCCTTCGTGTTCGTGGTCACGGACAAATCCACGGCCGAGCTGCGAAAGGTCGTCACCGGCCGAAACGTGGGCAAGAAGGACGTCGTGGTGCTTGAAGGGCTTTCTCCGGGCGAGACCGTGATCATCGACGGGATCATTCAGGTGGCTCCGGGCGGCCCGGTGACGATCAGGCAGGAGCAAAGCCAGCCTGAGCCTGCTGCGGCCCCGGAGCAGGGCGCTTCCGGTAAGCCTCAATGA
- a CDS encoding M23 family metallopeptidase has product MGKFLSVLVLLILAGLGVGAYFFTRDMTAPQVVLTPDRPATGSKREFTVTASDPTSGIKSIKISVLQAQKETTIVQKNLEPAPRELVEKFNLDQAGLREGQFDLVVVVTDKSVFNFGAGNTTRITKTMTLDNRAPVISVLSQAHHIKQGGACGVVYQVNKDVERSGVVVGDYFFPGYKLDSGNYACVFAFPWNMEFSKFQPRLYAEDAAGNERSISFRYNAKPTKFKFDSINVGDDFLQSKMPQFEAMYPDIKDPVQIYIKVNRDLRKENVAKLFEFAKKTSPKMLWEGPFLRLPNAAPRAGFGDGRSYMYKNQKIDEETHLGVDLASLENAQIPAANHGKVIFTGFFGIYGNAVIIDHGWGLQSIYSHMSQISVKEGDEVKRGTIIGNTGATGLAAGDHLHFGIALHGIEVQPIEWWDPHWIKDNITSKFQ; this is encoded by the coding sequence ATGGGCAAGTTTCTCTCGGTTCTTGTGTTACTCATCCTCGCCGGACTTGGCGTCGGCGCTTATTTCTTCACCAGGGACATGACCGCGCCGCAGGTGGTCCTCACACCTGACCGCCCGGCCACCGGCAGCAAGCGCGAGTTCACCGTGACGGCTTCCGACCCCACGTCGGGAATCAAGTCCATCAAGATTTCGGTGCTCCAGGCCCAGAAAGAGACCACCATCGTCCAGAAGAACCTGGAACCCGCACCGCGTGAGCTCGTGGAGAAGTTCAACCTGGATCAGGCAGGACTGCGCGAAGGCCAGTTCGACCTGGTCGTGGTGGTCACGGACAAGTCCGTGTTCAACTTCGGCGCGGGCAACACCACGCGCATCACCAAGACCATGACCCTGGACAACCGCGCCCCGGTGATCTCGGTGCTGTCCCAGGCGCACCACATCAAGCAGGGCGGCGCGTGCGGCGTGGTCTATCAGGTGAACAAGGACGTGGAGCGTTCCGGCGTGGTGGTGGGCGACTACTTCTTCCCCGGCTACAAGCTCGATTCCGGCAACTACGCCTGCGTGTTCGCCTTTCCTTGGAATATGGAGTTCTCCAAGTTCCAGCCCAGGCTCTATGCCGAAGACGCAGCCGGAAACGAGCGGTCCATATCCTTCCGCTACAACGCCAAGCCCACCAAGTTCAAGTTCGACAGCATAAACGTCGGCGACGACTTTTTGCAGTCCAAGATGCCCCAGTTCGAGGCCATGTACCCGGACATCAAGGACCCCGTGCAGATCTACATCAAGGTCAACCGGGACCTGCGCAAGGAAAACGTGGCCAAGCTCTTCGAGTTCGCCAAGAAGACGTCGCCCAAGATGCTCTGGGAGGGTCCCTTCCTGCGCCTGCCCAACGCCGCCCCGCGCGCGGGCTTCGGAGACGGGCGCTCCTACATGTACAAGAACCAGAAGATCGACGAGGAGACCCACCTGGGCGTGGACCTGGCCTCCCTGGAGAACGCCCAGATTCCCGCCGCCAACCACGGCAAGGTCATCTTCACCGGCTTCTTCGGCATCTACGGCAACGCCGTGATCATCGATCACGGCTGGGGGCTTCAGAGCATCTACTCGCACATGAGCCAGATCAGCGTGAAGGAAGGCGACGAGGTGAAGCGCGGGACCATCATCGGCAACACCGGGGCCACCGGCCTGGCCGCAGGCGACCACCTGCACTTCGGCATCGCCCTGCACGGCATAGAGGTCCAGCCCATCGAATGGTGGGACCCGCACTGGATCAAAGACAACATCACCAGCAAGTTCCAGTAG
- a CDS encoding YceI family protein encodes MKGVLRLAVLAAFVGFAGLALAAGTQTPVASGAGSALAASGAKAEPAPIWAFDPPHCSVMFFVKHILAQVPGRFDSYSGTVRFDPANLGGSSIDVSVDMASVNTGISKRDEHLKSPDFFETAKYPGMWFVSQRITSKGGNEYLAEGDLTIKDVTKRIQLPFTYLGTKPSPMEQGKQVAGFEARFSINMLEYHVGDGKFQKMGVLGDTVDIVINLEMVR; translated from the coding sequence ATGAAAGGTGTCCTGCGCCTCGCTGTGCTTGCGGCATTTGTCGGATTTGCAGGCCTGGCTTTGGCCGCAGGGACTCAGACGCCTGTGGCCTCCGGTGCGGGGAGCGCCTTAGCGGCTTCAGGCGCGAAGGCGGAGCCCGCGCCCATCTGGGCCTTCGACCCGCCGCACTGCTCGGTGATGTTCTTCGTCAAGCACATACTGGCCCAGGTTCCGGGGCGTTTCGACAGTTATTCCGGAACGGTGCGCTTTGATCCAGCCAACCTCGGCGGCAGCTCCATCGATGTGAGCGTGGACATGGCCAGCGTGAACACCGGCATCTCCAAGCGCGACGAACACCTGAAGAGCCCGGACTTTTTCGAAACGGCCAAATATCCCGGCATGTGGTTCGTCAGCCAGCGCATCACCTCCAAGGGCGGCAACGAATACCTGGCCGAAGGCGACCTGACCATTAAGGACGTCACCAAACGCATCCAGCTCCCCTTCACCTATCTGGGGACCAAGCCTTCTCCCATGGAGCAGGGCAAGCAGGTTGCCGGGTTCGAGGCGCGCTTCTCCATCAACATGCTGGAGTACCATGTGGGCGACGGCAAGTTCCAGAAGATGGGCGTGCTGGGAGACACGGTGGATATCGTCATCAACCTGGAGATGGTTCGCTGA
- the msrB gene encoding peptide-methionine (R)-S-oxide reductase MsrB: MTSFVRSTSWFLTLVAMGCIWPMGEGAAAVTAQDLKAAPGESVATFAGGCFWCTESDFEKVPGVIRVISGYSGGKEPNPTYKEVSAGATGHLESIQVFFDPGKVSYSQLVEFLWKHIDPTDAGGQFVDRGKQYRSAIFYHDDEQRRIAEESKERLAKSGVFGAKPVVTEIRPFESFYPAEDYHQDYFKNNPVRYNYYRWGSGRDQFLKKTWGEGAAEPVNPEQPPQKAQTAAQAGDAAASPKPFVKPTDEQLKAMLNPLQYKVTQHEGTEPPFNNAYNDNKRPGIYVDIVSGEPLFSSLQKYDSGTGWPSFYAPLEPGNIVTKEDRSLFSVRIEVRSKLADSHLGHVFDDGPKPTGLRYCMNSAALRFIPLEDLEKEGYGQYVKLFK; encoded by the coding sequence ATGACGTCATTCGTTCGCAGCACGAGTTGGTTTTTGACGCTGGTCGCGATGGGCTGCATCTGGCCAATGGGCGAGGGAGCCGCCGCCGTGACCGCCCAGGACCTCAAGGCGGCCCCCGGGGAGTCCGTGGCGACTTTCGCAGGGGGCTGCTTCTGGTGCACCGAGTCCGATTTCGAGAAGGTGCCCGGCGTCATCCGGGTCATATCCGGGTACAGCGGCGGCAAGGAGCCCAACCCGACCTACAAGGAAGTCTCCGCAGGGGCCACCGGACACCTGGAGTCCATCCAGGTGTTCTTTGACCCCGGGAAAGTGAGCTATTCCCAACTGGTGGAATTTCTCTGGAAGCATATCGACCCCACGGACGCAGGGGGGCAGTTCGTGGACCGGGGCAAGCAGTACCGTTCCGCGATTTTCTACCACGACGACGAGCAGCGCAGGATCGCCGAGGAATCCAAGGAGCGGCTGGCAAAATCCGGCGTGTTCGGCGCAAAGCCCGTGGTCACGGAGATCCGGCCCTTCGAGTCTTTCTATCCCGCCGAGGATTACCACCAGGACTATTTCAAGAATAATCCCGTCCGCTACAACTACTACCGCTGGGGCTCCGGGCGCGACCAGTTCCTGAAGAAGACCTGGGGCGAAGGGGCCGCCGAGCCTGTGAACCCGGAGCAGCCACCCCAGAAGGCCCAGACAGCCGCGCAGGCAGGCGACGCGGCAGCGTCCCCCAAACCCTTCGTGAAGCCAACGGACGAACAGCTGAAAGCCATGCTTAACCCGCTTCAATACAAGGTGACGCAGCACGAGGGGACCGAGCCGCCCTTCAACAACGCCTACAACGACAACAAGCGCCCCGGCATCTACGTGGACATCGTGTCCGGCGAGCCCCTGTTCTCGTCACTCCAGAAGTACGACTCCGGCACGGGCTGGCCGAGCTTCTACGCGCCGCTGGAGCCGGGCAACATCGTCACCAAGGAGGACCGCTCGCTCTTCTCGGTGCGCATCGAGGTGCGCTCCAAGCTGGCGGACTCGCACCTGGGGCATGTCTTTGACGACGGCCCCAAGCCTACGGGGCTGCGCTACTGCATGAACTCGGCGGCGCTACGCTTCATCCCGCTGGAAGACCTCGAGAAGGAAGGCTACGGCCAGTATGTCAAGTTGTTCAAATAA